One window of the Gammaproteobacteria bacterium genome contains the following:
- a CDS encoding acyl-CoA dehydrogenase family protein has protein sequence MFERELFSTEHEIFRRSVNYFVNEHIVPHHSRWEKEGQVSREVWHKAGQNGLLCPTIPEQYGGAGTDFLFSVVILEELARAGTMGPGFSLHSDIVAPYLVHYGSKYLKENWLPKMAAGEAIGAIAMTEPSAGSDLQNIRTTATRDGDEFIVSGQKVFITNGQLCDIVITVCKTDPDAGASGTSLILVEADRLGFERGRNLDKIGCKAQDTSELFFDNVRVPVANLVGETGRGFIQLMEQLPQERLLQAIRSVATVEAALEWTVEYTSERKAFGQLISDFQNTRFTLADVKSKTVMLRVFVDRCIQMHLEGKLDAVDAAITKLLSSEMLGELLDKCLQLFGGYGYMWEYPIARAWADARMTRIAGGTCEIMREIIGRSLIGKI, from the coding sequence ATGTTTGAACGAGAACTCTTTTCTACCGAACACGAGATCTTTCGCCGGTCAGTGAACTATTTTGTCAATGAACACATCGTGCCCCATCACTCGCGGTGGGAAAAGGAAGGACAAGTCAGCCGGGAGGTCTGGCATAAAGCCGGCCAGAATGGCCTCCTGTGCCCCACCATACCCGAGCAATACGGGGGTGCAGGCACTGACTTTCTGTTCAGCGTAGTGATTCTGGAAGAACTGGCACGAGCCGGCACGATGGGGCCTGGGTTTTCGCTGCACTCAGACATTGTCGCCCCGTACCTGGTTCACTACGGTTCCAAATACCTGAAAGAAAACTGGCTGCCCAAGATGGCCGCGGGTGAGGCGATTGGCGCAATAGCAATGACAGAGCCCTCAGCCGGATCCGACCTGCAGAACATCCGGACCACCGCCACGCGGGACGGGGACGAGTTCATAGTCTCTGGCCAGAAGGTATTTATCACCAACGGTCAACTCTGTGACATCGTGATCACTGTCTGCAAAACCGATCCCGACGCTGGCGCCTCAGGCACCAGCCTGATCCTGGTGGAAGCCGATCGACTCGGATTCGAACGTGGCCGTAACCTGGACAAAATCGGATGTAAAGCGCAGGACACCTCGGAGCTTTTCTTCGACAACGTTCGTGTACCCGTGGCGAATCTCGTCGGTGAGACGGGTCGAGGGTTTATCCAACTCATGGAACAGCTGCCGCAAGAGCGCTTGCTGCAGGCAATCCGCTCAGTCGCTACCGTCGAGGCCGCACTGGAATGGACTGTCGAATACACCTCAGAACGAAAAGCCTTCGGCCAGTTGATCTCAGACTTTCAGAACACGCGTTTTACGCTGGCAGACGTCAAGTCGAAAACGGTGATGCTCCGGGTTTTTGTGGATCGCTGTATACAGATGCACCTCGAAGGAAAACTCGACGCGGTTGATGCCGCCATCACCAAACTGCTCTCCTCAGAGATGCTTGGCGAACTGCTGGACAAGTGCCTGCAGTTGTTCGGTGGTTACGGCTATATGTGGGAATATCCTATCGCTCGAGCCTGGGCTGACGCTCGAATGACCCGCATCGCCGGTGGTACCTGCGAAATCATGCGGGAAATCATCGGCCGCAGCCTGATCGGCAAGATTTAG